From Pyrenophora tritici-repentis strain M4 chromosome 1, whole genome shotgun sequence, the proteins below share one genomic window:
- a CDS encoding SrmB, Superfamily II DNA and RNA helicase has translation MRQHQSRVALKTRYSTEMVAPGITGRTRPTKVKKRENLQKRKRDDVDVEKLEQAVQALDTKHGSYKDFTDLPLSDPTKQGLKSSHFAVMTDVQAKSIPLALQGHDILGAAKTGSGKTLSFIIPVLENLYRLQHIGPDAGLGALILSPTRELAIQIFDVLRKIGRHGHMFAAGLLIGGKSLKDEREALTKMNILVATPGRMLQHLSQTAAFSVDDLKILVLDEADRILDMGFQRDVDAIVEYLPKERQTLLFSATQSKKVSDLARLSLQEPEYVSVHAEDKSATPKGLTQNYIICPLEEKLDTLWSFIQASKKSKILCFFSSAKTVRFVYESFRHMQPGIPLLHIHGRQKQGARLDTTAKFSAAKHSCLFATDVAARGLDFPAVDFVIQVDCPDDVDTYIHRVGRTARYNREGRGVLFLAPSEEEGMLKRLEAKRVPVEAINVRQKKRQSIKDQLQNMCFQDPALKYLGQKAFMTHVKSIYLQKDKEVFKLKEYNLEAYAASLGLPGTPRIKFLKDDNSKQRKQASRQTIEVSDSSDDEEIPKADKPVRTKYDRMFERKNQDVLAEHYQKLVRSGDEGAPTDDFSGSGANNAADDDFMAVKRRIPADDEDEDLGDGQGLQVPPGGRIVHIAGASQPLVIDSNRREKLLQSKKKLTKLMDKGKKLIYDDEGNPHEVYKLEDEEQFRAKGLPEDQRQKFIEAAREVVETADATHRVEEPETLEDMEALAAGLLG, from the exons ATGCGACAGCACCAATCCCGAGTCGCGCTCAAGACACGATACAGCACTGAAATGGTTGCGCCTGGAATTACTGGTCGCACACGGCCTACCAAGGTCAAGAAGCGTGAAAACCTGCAAAAGAGGAAGCGTGACGATGTCGATGTCGAAAAGCTGGAACAAGCCGTCCAGGCACTG GATACCAAACATGGCTCCTACAAAGACTTCACCGACCTACCGCTATCTGATCCGACCAAGCAAGGCCTCAAGTCGTCGCATTTCGCCGTCATGACCGACGTCCAGGCAAAATCCATACCGCTAGCTCTCCAAGGGCACGACATTCTCGGTGCAGCCAAGACTGGAAGTGGAAAGACTCTCTCTTTCATCATACCTGTGCTGGAAAACCTGTATCGGCTACAGCATATCGGGCCAGACGCCGGCTTGGGCGCGCTGATTCTGTCCCCAACACGAGAACTCGCAATTCAAATCTTCGACGTACTACGTAAGATTGGACGGCATGGGCATATGTTTGCGGCTGGGTTGTTGATAGGCGGCAAGAGTTTGAAAGACGAGAGAGAGGCTTTGACAAAGATGAATATTCTGGTAGCAACACCGGGCAGGATGCTGCAGCATCTGTCGCAAACAGCAGCCTTTAGTGTCGATGACCTGAAAATCCTGGTGCTGGACGAGGCAGATCGCATTCTAGACATGGGCTTCCAACGGGATGTGGACGCCATCGTTGAATATCTTCCCAAAGAGAGGCAGACGTTGCTCTTCTCGGCCACACAATCCAAGAAGGTCTCCGATCTCGCACGATTGAGCCTCCAAGAGCCCGAATATGTATCAGTACACGCCGAAGATAAAAGTGCAACGCCCAAAGGTCTCACTCAGAACTACATCATCTGCCCGCTGGAAGAGAAGCTGGACACATTGTGGAGTTTTATACAGGCGAGCAAGAAGTCCAAGATTCTCTGCTTCTTTTCGTCTGCTAAAACGGTCCGATTCGTCTACGAATCCTTCCGTCACATGCAGCCCGGTATACCACTACTGCACATCCACGGTCGCCAGAAACAAGGCGCTCGACTCGACACCACGGCCAAGTTTTCGGCAGCCAAGCACTCGTGTCTTTTTGCAACGGATGTTGCAGCTCGAGGTCTAGATTTCCCCGCGGTTGACTTTGTGATACAAGTCGACTGCCCGGATGATGTGGATACTTATATTCACCGTGTCGGTCGAACAGCACGATACAACCGAGAAGGGCGTGGTGTGCTGTTCCTAGCACCCAGCGAAGAGGAGGGCATGTTGAAACGGTTAGAGGCGAAGAGAGTGCCCGTTGAGGCGATCAATGTGAGACAAAAGAAGCGACAATCCATCAAGGACCAGCTACAGAACATGTGTTTTCAGGATCCGGCCCTGAAGTATCTTGGACAGAAGGCGTTCATGACACACGTCAAGTCGATCTATTTGCAAAAGGATAAAGAAGTCTTCAAACTGAAAGAGTACAATCTAGAAGCCTACGCTGCTAGCTTAGGTCTTCCGGGAACACCTAGAATCAAGTTCTTGAAAGACGACAACAGCAAGCAGAGGAAACAAGCATCACGACAAACTATCGAGGTTTCAGACTCGTCAGATGACGAAGAGATTCCCAAGGCAGATAAACCTGTGCGAACCAAGTACGATCGCATGTTCGAGCGGAAGAATCAGGATGTTCTGGCAGAGCACTACCAGAAGCTTGTCAGGAGTGGAGATGAAGGGGCTCCGACGGACGACTTCAGCGGCTCTGGGGCGAACAATGCAGCCGATGACGACTTCATGGCCGTCAAGCGAAGAATACCGGCTGACGATGAAGATGAGGACCTCGGTGATGGCCAAGGCCTACAAGTTCCCCCAGGAGGTCGTATTGTCCATATTGCGGGAGCCTCCCAACCGTTGGTCATTGACAGCAATCGGCGCGAGAAACTGCTACAATCCAAGAAGAAGCTTACAAAACTCATGGACAAGGGCAAAAAGCTTATCTACGACGACGAAGGAAATCCTCACGAGGTTTACAAACTTGAAGACGAAGAGCAATTCCGTGCCAAGGGTCTGCCCGAAGACCAGCGACAGAAGTTCATTGAAGCAGCACGAGAGGTTGTGGAGACTGCTGAT GCCACACACAGGGTGGAGGAGCCGGAGACGCTAGAGGACATGGAGGCTCTTGCTGCTGGTTTGCTGGGCTAA
- a CDS encoding Atrophin-1 multi-domain protein, with product MHLPLALVVTLATSTLAIPAPTPVPTPDSSSPRAALRGSARNVYLTTCTTRSLSADSTSSSAILYNSGDTSSSNPSDVGTVLSESAIQWAGYTRRVPLGSGIFESKIDKGAETLEKSQIAGSAKLRREQFVCFRDGVSTFRFAGGVLGAETTVCTAEFWCASIAV from the coding sequence ATGCACCTCCCTCTCGCCCTCGTCGTCACACTCGCTACTTCAACTCTTGCCATCCCAGCCCCCACACCTGTACCCACACCTGACTCATCCTCCCCCCGCGCCGCCTTACGAGGCAGTGCACGAAACGTCTACCTCACAACCTGCACCACGCGCTCCCTCTCCGCCGACAGCACCTCTTCGTCCGCCATCCTCTACAACAGCGGCGACACTTCGTCTTCCAACCCTTCCGACGTCGGCACTGTGTTGTCTGAGAGTGCTATCCAATGGGCGGGTTATACGCGACGCGTGCCGCTAGGCTCCGGCATCTTTGAGAGCAAGATTGACAAGGGGGCTGAGACGCTGGAGAAGAGTCAGATTGCGGGGTCGGCGAAGCTGAGACGTGAGCAGTTTGTTTGTTTTAGGGATGGGGTGAGTACGTTTAGGTTTGCGGGTGGTGTGTTGGGGGCGGAGACTACGGTTTGTACGGCGGAGTTTTGGTGCGCTAGTATTGCTGTGTAG
- a CDS encoding unsaturated glucuronyl hydrolase protein, with translation MHLPTLSLVLAGTAFAAKNTTRPYSTWMAHSFRSKNQTIDNHYVSAVIHEGYAKAAMAQNDTELAAFAAGEVSSIVSANGTLKGWNSTFYTLDDIRIGNNLLHVWNSEGRKDNKYVIAAKGLREQLNRWPRTPEGGFWHRAPTYENQMWLDGLYMADTFYATYTSYFEPENTTAWNEIELQFDQIEEHCRNKTSNLLKHGFSSDKSTVWADPITGASPYVWDRALGWYFVALVEVLEVWPKTHAGYSKLLNYYTTLASGIKDVQDISGGWWLLMDEQLAGLTGNYIESSATALFTYSYLKGVRLGLLEQAYQDTAVKAWDLLLDEFIQYEQNGTLSFTGTVTVGSLKGDASYEYYTTVPLLVNDGKGAGPFMYAASEIELACLD, from the coding sequence ATGCATCTCCCGACTTTGTCTCTGGTATTGGCTGGCACAGCATTCGCAGCCAAGAATACCACTCGGCCGTACTCAACATGGATGGCTCATTCCTTCCGGTCGAAGAACCAGACCATTGACAATCACTATGTTTCCGCAGTCATTCATGAAGGCTATGCGAAAGCCGCCATGGCGCAGAATGACACGGAGCTTGCAGCGTTTGCCGCTGGTGAAGTTTCTTCAATCGTCTCGGCCAACGGCACCCTCAAGGGCTGGAACTCGACCTTCTACACGCTCGACGACATCCGAATTGGCAACAACCTCCTCCACGTGTGGAACTCAGAAGGTCGCAAGGACAACAAGTATGTCATCGCGGCCAAGGGTCTTCGCGAGCAGCTGAACCGATGGCCGCGCACTCCTGAGGGAGGTTTCTGGCACCGGGCGCCCACATACGAGAACCAGATGTGGCTAGACGGTCTCTACATGGCCGATACCTTTTATGCGACCTACACATCCTACTTTGAGCCAGAAAACACCACAGCCTGGAACGAAATCGAGTTGCAATTCGACCAGATCGAGGAGCACTGCCGGAACAAGACATCCAACCTCCTCAAGCACGGCTTCAGCTCGGACAAGTCGACTGTTTGGGCTGACCCAATTACTGGGGCCTCGCCCTACGTTTGGGATCGCGCCCTCGGGTGGTACTTTGTAGCGCTCGTAGAGGTGCTGGAAGTGTGGCCTAAGACGCACGCCGGCTACTCCAAGCTCCTCAACTACTACACCACACTCGCCTCTGGTATCAAGGATGTCCAAGACATAAGCGGTGGATGGTGGTTGCTGATGGATGAACAACTTGCTGGGCTGACGGGAAACTACATTGAATCGAGCGCGACTGCTCTATTCACCTACTCATACTTGAAGGGTGTTAGGCTGGGATTGCTGGAGCAAGCGTACCAGGACACAGCGGTCAAGGCGTGGGACCTTCTGTTGGATGAATTCATCCAGTACGAGCAGAATGGCACACTCAGCTTCACCGGTACTGTCACGGTTGGAAGCTTGAAGGGCGATGCGTCGTACGAGTACTACACCACCGTTCCGCTGCTGGTGAACGATGGCAAGGGTGCCGGGCCATTTATGTATGCTGCGTCGGAGATTGAGTTGGCTTGTTTGGATTAG